ggccgggataaccctggacgcacgatgatgctgggccgatcaataaagcttgagatgtcttctgttcataagcgattcattttttttttggcttatttcttgatgttagtgtttcttgatttttaatataggacgtggaattattttcttctttttgttctaattgagtcttgaatcttgataatattcttttgaaaattgtgtagtcttcatcttgatcggtgcccagccggtgcacgcacttagattaggcatgcaccgactggcaagggtcgccatgagatatgttgtggccgtatggtaataattaaatgcggcaacggtgaaagatgtttattgagagccggcttatgatctactctcccttatggactaacaatactaataaagaaatcttacatactattgtttaaatcttattgcttaactacctaacctacataattttgcatcacctctctttcaatccgatgtgcaggcaacctacttcgatatattgaggagttgcatttttatgttacagctaatatgaacatgctacgtttaaactgtcaattcgtacatattacaaaaccagcctcaccgttgccactgcggtgactgcgttgacgccttcggccaccatgggctctcctgttcgagaagcgctggacgcttctcccgccatagtacccttaacgacgtcatccggaggtcccttgccaccgcccatgtgccagctgtactagaacctattggtttggcacgtagcgatggcaagagacctgatggtatgacgctcgtaccgtggaagatgagcaggtcgcttgtttgggatgcaacttgtgtagacactttagctgcatcccacattcaggcgacctcctctatggcgggtgcagcggccatcagcgccgaacaggccaagaggcgcaaatatgaaaacctcgatgggagcttcgtattcgtgccttttggtgtggagaccttggggccgtggggcccgggggctcgagctctttttgaagaaattgcgaaaagagttatcgagtcaaccggggacccgagagctggcagctaccttggtcaaagaattagtttggccattcaaaggggtaatgctgccagcatcttgggtacaatgcctcgctgcggtggtctcgatgaggttttagatttaatttaatttattttagttttaatttaatgtttttttagatttaagtttattaatactttatttaaataatttaaatacaaataatttaaattttaatattagtattgaagtATATGGATATGCtcagtattgtaaataaataattgattagttttgttatttttgaagttattatGCAATGGTGGTTTGCAGCATACTAGGCTACAATTatatagccgaagcgaacgtaaaaatATAGACGGAATaatatttcacaagtaagtacctctgcttgagcgagagggactgagggggccacgctagttgaaTATCTGGTATATCTGTGTATGTGCCCCAAGTTTTTTTATCTgactttacggctctggattcccCAGGGATTTCCTCTGTCTACGTATCCTAATATTATCCTActctatggtaggtacctattatatctGCGTGATCTGTGTGTGCTATACTAATCTGTGGTCTGACATCTGTGTtgtcttttatttctggtcggtggtgtTGTCAATGTCAAACCAGCCACCTCGTCCATCTTTCAAGGTCCCTTTTTCTTTCTTGTGTGAGTGTTGCGTGTGTCGGAACTGTTGAGTTGAAGAGATAATGATTTTACGAAAGTAATGTACCGAATAGTTCAAATTCCAGAAAAATAATTAGATAAGCCTAATTATATCGGCATCTATATATACAGAAAAAGAATTTACTAAATATGAAGATTTGGACCTCTGAACATACATTTAAGTAAGTGTTTATGACGCAACAAACCTTAATTTATAAACGTAAAATGATTGTATGAATGAATGTTTATATCGTAGCCATCCCTGGGAGACTGTTGCTCAAGCAGCATGGAGGAAATATCCTAATCCGATGAACCCAGCCGTCGTTGGGATCGATGTCGTTGATAGAAAAGTTGTAAATGGAGTTTTACACACCCATAGACTCGTCAGTTCAAAGTGGTTTTTTCCTCGCTGGGCGCAagcagtaagtacctatattttattagcaATGCATGTCTTTGTTATGTTATTAATATCTTTATATTACATTGTATATTTAAACAATTCTGTagccaaaaataaattaacaataatGTCATCTCCATTTACAGCTTATTGGCACAGCCAAAATATGCTATGCCAGTGAAAAGTCTGAAGTGAACCCAAATGATCGTCAAATGACACTGAAGACAACAAATCTAACATTTTGTCGATATATTGCAGTAGATGAAACTGTTAAATATACTCCAGATCCTGTTGACCCTTCAAAAACTCTGCTGACCCAGGAAGCTGTGGTTACTGTTCAAGTAAGGAtttcataatctaaatatataaaaggaaaaggtgactgactgactgatctatcaagacACTAACTACTGgccggattgggctgaaatttggcatgcagatagctattatgatgtagacatccgctgagtaaggatttttgaaaattcaacccttatgggggtgaaatagtggttcaaaatttgtgtagccacATGGAGAGTCACAAGCATGAGCTAGTTTCAAATATATCTATACTCATATGATTCCTTCTACTTTCccataaaa
The DNA window shown above is from Maniola hyperantus chromosome 1, iAphHyp1.2, whole genome shotgun sequence and carries:
- the slmo gene encoding protein slowmo, yielding MKIWTSEHTFNHPWETVAQAAWRKYPNPMNPAVVGIDVVDRKVVNGVLHTHRLVSSKWFFPRWAQALIGTAKICYASEKSEVNPNDRQMTLKTTNLTFCRYIAVDETVKYTPDPVDPSKTLLTQEAVVTVQGVPLSSYMEDLLANKISLNAGKGRQAIEWVIGKFDSEIKELANSACKSTDELLSQTKKSIDDITTTARRSMDDISSKAKRSLDDIEKFRKANANQRS